The Clupea harengus chromosome 22, Ch_v2.0.2, whole genome shotgun sequence genomic sequence CTAGGCATTTCCCGTAGGAATGAATGGACTTTTGGTTGACTCGCATATATCCACAGAGCTATGTGGAGACTAGGTGTCAGATACACTAGCTATGAGCCAATTAACTGTCATCATCTTTTCACAGTTATTCCTGTTTTTGAAGAATGGGAACGTTGAAATGTATACTAAATGGTTACACTTGTACAAAATGCTAACCTGTTGCTCATATGTCCTGTGTTTTTCTTAGGGGTTCTGCAGCTATTTGGAGAGCAGTGTTCCAGACCTGAAGGAGAAGGGGGTAGTGATTGGGTTTGATGCCCGTGCTCACCCCCCAAGTGGTGGCAACAGCAAGAGGTTTGCCACTCTAGCTGCCACAGTGTTCATCAACAGAGGAGTGCCAGTTTACTTATTTTCTGATATAACACCCACACCTTTTGTGGTAAGTATTATTGTACTGTAGAATTGTTCTAGGGGCTGTAACTGATGTTTTACCATGGCTGCAGTTCAGAGCCGTTTGATTACCGACCCAATTGAGATGCATGTATGCTGCCAGACAGAATAGTAATGGCTCTTGACAGACAGAGGACTTTGACCCTTTGAACCCTCAGGTCGGCAGTGGCGAGAAAAATGATATCAGCTTTGTCTGGAATCCAATCTTTGCACCACATTTTCATACCAACGCAATAATAGCATTTCTATAAACCTTAATACACTGACAAATAcaatttttgtttaaaaagtaCTTAAAATAAGTGAACTGTTCAGGTATacacctgtctctgtcacagCATGAATAGGACCGCGTAAACACCCACCCCTTCATTAGTTGCTCAGTTGACATTCTAAAGACTTGTGGCTTCCAGGGAGAGGATGGACCACGTGGCAGAAACTGAGGTTAACAGAAATCCAGATTTCATTTGAACATCAGAGtgttgtaattgtaatttatttttcaaaacagGGACAGTGCACAATAAAACATGAATCTTGTACAACAAGAGAATATGCATTATGTCAGGTTCTAGCAGATTGCTATTTTCCACCTGTAGTCCCTGGGCAGGTTGATGGAATAGTACATAAAAGCATAATAATAACAAGTAAAATTACAGAACAAAGAACATGGAAGCAGATTCAACATGACATGGGATCTGTCAGATGTTGGCCCCTAAGATTTAAAGCTAGGCTGCTCCCCAACACCAGCAGTGAGCATTACCGTCATGTAACACCAAACTCACAGCATGATTATGTACATAGGCCTGGAGTTCGAGCTGAGAAGGTCTTGGTAGATGACGTTGCCGATAGATTACACCATAGAAATAGAACAGTTTGGTTGATTACGCTGGTgtggctgtcaatcaaacatttatttttccattcactgacAATACTGTGGACTCGCTGAGCTGTTTTCACCCCTTACTGTCTGTTGCCATGCAGAGGAAGCGACCAGGAAAACGGGCAGAAGCAGATAGATATGATTGATGTATAATAATTATTTCCTGATTTTGAAAATTATTAGGTCTTCAGATATGGCTTAGCAGGCAtgtgaagtgacaaagtaacGTTTAACAAGCCTcggcagtgtgatgttcaccacacattaatggcaaacaaacaacagatacttcaatgattttatttaacagtgaacacattttctttactCCTGATTAACCCATCTCATAATTTGCCTAAAACTAGAGAGCTATGTCACATTAGACTACACCAACAACTAAACCACTGATCAAATCTGGCTAGCTAGCGAACACCAAAAAAATCCACGCCTTGTAATTGCCTCTCCTCCAACCCTTGTAGCATTATAACTTGACTGCTTCTTCTATAAATAAGTGTTATCTAATTGGCAGCAGTGCTGTGGCGCAGTGTCTTCTTGTAGGATTGAAAAGCCCAGTATAGCACGGCAATGGAGTTATGGTCAAATTGTGTTATAGTCTTCCTtgttaaagatttattttactTTGTGCAAATGACATACTTGAGCACCAAAGCACCCCCAGAGTGCTTTCCTCCAGCGTGCTCTAGTGATGGTGTCAAATACTCCTTCAGCGTTTTTTCATATGTTTTGCATCTCTTTCAGCCATTCGCGATCTCTCATCTTGGCCTTTGTGCTGGCATCATGGTTACAGCCTCCCACAACCCCAAGCAGGATAATGGCTACAAGGTGTGAAACCCAAGATTTTGGTTCAAGCATATTTACAACTACCAGTGGTAACattttgaatacattttaagAACGTCAAAGGTGTTCCTGTTTATGCTTGTAAGCATAGGGATGGAGCAACGTGACACAATGATTCACTAAATTTTGTGTTTCCATGTTAGGTTTACTGGAGCAATGGGGCCCAGATCATCCCACCCCATGATAAGGGTATCTCCATGGCAATAGAAACGAGCTTGGAGCCATGGCCTAAGGCCTGGGACACCGAAGAGGCCATGAAGAGTCCACTACTAAAAGATCCCTACCAGGACATCCACAGCGAGTATTTCAGTGCAATACAGAAGCACTGCTTTCACAGGTAAATGCACACATACCTAGTTACCTGTCTTTTCTCTATGTAGGCGATTTGTCCACGCGCTTAAGTCAGTTTTTCCCCCTTGATTCAAGTGTATGATTTGTGTGGCACGATGGCAGTTACGCACTTCGGGTGGAGTAAACCCAAAATCTGCCTTTGACTGGGCTTGCCCGTGCTTTTTCAGCTACACACCTCTGAGGGCTGTAGTTCGTCAAGCACCACTACAAGACGTAACACCATATTGCCTTTTATGTGGGCAGttgtatatttttatatatatgttcaaatacatttacggtttcaaaaacatttgtgtgtCAAATTTAGACAACTCTACAGTCGTCTActgaaatattattatattatttctattaacaatctAATATAAGGTAACATATTAGGTCTACACAGGTTACATTACattggggggggagagacatgTTGTAATCACGTGAACAAGCCTTCTAAATAATTAGTTCTATTAGAATAAAACTCCACACCACCACAAATGTTCCGACCTCTTTTGGATATACTGCAGCTTAGCGACAAACAGTGCATCCACCATGTCACATGGACAACTTTAAAGTCACAGTAATCATCCACATTCTCTGTCAGTCCTCATAAAACAACTGAGTGGGTGGTTTCAGAGAGTGGTTAGTGTGATGCACATATCTCAGGCATCGGTGGCAAGGTGTTTGATTACTTGATTactatttaatgtttaatattaGGCACTATTTAGTGCTTAATATTAGGTTATGCAACATGGGTTTAAGCTGAGACATAGAAACATGCATTTTGATGTACCTTTACCTCAACTGTGGGTTTTTAACTCATGACTCTCAACGCCGCTGACACATCTTCATAAACAGGACTAGCAAATGTGTGATTTGGTTAATTTACTTGATTTACTGATAATTACTGATATTTATGTGATTCATAGAAACAAATGCTTTCATTTGAGGCTCTTTGTTATACAGTTCTCCTCTTGCTTTTATGTTTTCCATGGATTTGAATGACATTCAGAAGGCTAATGCAAAAGTCCACATTCTATGTTTTCCTGACAGCCAAAATAAACGTTGACTTCTATTATACATAAATCACACCTAATGAGCCCAGTTCATTCTGAAGTGAagcactgtgagtgtgagagtgtgtaggggAGAATGGGGGGATACTGCCCTATCTGACTTATCTTATTAATATCActtgcttttattttaaataataatataatctaTCTAATAAATAATATCTACCAATTTTTCCCACTTCACAGAGAAATCAATCAAAAGTCCGAAGTGAAGATTGTGCATACCTCAGTGCACGGTGTTGGCCACACCTTTGTGCAGGCAGCCTTCAAGGCTTTTGACCTTAAGCCACCGTTTGCAGTTCAGGAGCAAAAGGACCCCGACCCTGAGTTCCCTACTGTCAAATACCCAAACCCTGAGGAAGGAGAAGGGGTTCTGGTGAGTAGAGGCGTTCTCTCCCTatagagagctgtgtgtgcgtgtgtgcgtgtgtgcgtgtgtgtgtgtgtgtgtgtgtgtgtgtgtgtgtgtgtgtgtgtgtgtgtgtgtgtgtgtgtgtgtgtgtgtgtgtgtgtgtgtagaggcgtCCTCTCCCTATAGAGAGCTGTGCATTACATGAGTGTTATGGCACTACAAGTATTTCCCATGCCCTTTGTGTTGTACTTCATTATATTCATCTATTAAAAGTGTAAAAAGTTACTATCAGCTGGTCATGatttattttaatgtgtgtgtgtgtgtgtgtgtgtgtgtgtgtgtgtgtgtgtgtgtgtgtgtgtgtgtgtgtgtgtgtgtgtgtgtgtgtgtgtgtgtgtgtgtgtgtgtgtgtgtgtgtgtgtgtgtgtgtgtgcacagactcTGTCGTTTGCTCTGGCTGACAAGGAGGGGGCTACTGTTGTGCTGGCCAATGACCCCGATGCAGACCGTCTGGCTGTGGCTGAGAAGCAGACGAGGTGAACTTAGTACTGTAACACAAACATGATTCTGTGGTAAACCAATCTAAATGTAATTATTAACTTCAATCTAAATAGCTTTTTCGACTTTCAGATCATTGGGATTTAAATTTACACGACAATGAATATTCCTTTGCAttctcattttttctctctctctctctctctctctctctctctctctctttcccacgtAGTGGGAAGTGGAGAGTGTTTTCAGGAAATGAGTTGGGAGCTCTTTTGGGCTGGTGGGTCTTTCGGTGCTGGAAGAAGCAACAAAAGGCTGAGCAGGTGAAAGAGAACGTGAAGGATGTCTACATGCTGGCCAGCACCGTTTCCTCTAAGATTCTACGAGCCATCGCCATAAAAGAGGGCTTCCATTTTGAGGTACAGTGTAAATAAATTATGACGTTTGCCTTTGGTGTACCAGCATACTTTCTGCACTGCTTTTGTGGCGTGTTAAGGGGCTGCTTAAACAGGGTAAAGCATATTAAACCAAAATAACCAACAGCATGAACTACACATGGATCTACAAATGTCAGCATCACGTTAAGATTAACGTGTttctgttggtggtgtgtgccTCTTATTTGCATTTTTGGTTTAAGGTTTTGGGACAAGGTTAATAGTCATTTTTCCCATTTTTCCCATCCACAAACTGTCACTTCTAAATTGTTCAATCACTCTGCCTCCTGTTGGTCTTAAACGTTCCTCCTCTTTTATTCACTCTTTCAGGAGACCCTCACAGGCTTTAAGTGGATGGGGAACAGAGCCAAGGAGTTGCTGGAGCAGGGGAAAACTGTGCTGTTTGCATTTGAAGAGGCcataggtacacacatacacacatacacatacacatacacacaaacacatacacacaaacacatacacacaaacacatacatgactTAAacctatacacaaacacatacatgactTAAACCtatacacaaactcatacataaCTTAAACCTCAATTCAAGACATTTACATATAATATAGTGAGCGTCACGAACCTCTTGTCATTCTCACTAGCTGTTCATAAGACAGAACTATGTTCTGCTTCTATTTGTTATTCTTTTTCTCTGGGCCATTACATTTAAGGGAGTGATGTCACATCAATAAACACTCAATAAACACTCAATAAAACTGATTCTCTGAAAAAAGTCCTTACAAAACATTGGAAAAGTAATTAGGAGAATAGTTTTATTGTGCATTacatcattttatttaatgagTATTTAATGGTGAGTATTTAATGATAACTATTTACTGATGAGTATTTAATGGTCATCATCTTTAGGTTATATGTGCAGCTCTGCAGTGCTCGATAAAGATGGTGTGAGTGCAGCAGCCATCGCAGGAGAGTTCACCTCCTACCTTGCAGCCCAGAACATCACACTTTCACAACAGCTCAAGGCTATCTATGAGGAGTGAGTATTCCTTTTTCACAACAGCTCAAGGCTATCTATGAGGAGTGAGTATTCCTCTTTCAGTGTTTCACAATGAAAGGAGTGACACACTACATCTGAAATCACAATTAGTTTGCTCTCTCGTGTTAATTGTCATGTGATTTCTTGTCAAATGTGTTGCTGCTCACTCATGCCAATTTTATACTAAAATGACTGATGTTCAAAATTACTGATGTTAGTTTATTTGATAGTATTTATTAATAtatgttaaaaacaaaacatccaTCACAGATGTCCCAGATATGCTTCTGTATTAAAACTCCTCTTGAAGCATGAATTTGTAAATCCATCTACTTTgtcaacatacagtatgtgaccTGTCATAACAAATGTACTTCTAGCTTGTAGGTTTCAGCTCACTAGGGCTTCAACAGGAAATTGAACCCATAGAACTTAGGTGTTCATTTGAGATGTGGTCTAGAAGGCTGTGCGTGTTTTTTTGGAACATCACTAACCAAGAAAGAAACTTCCCGGGACTGTGAGGACAAGATGTTTTTTTCTAGTTACATTTTCCAGAGTGTTTCAGTAATCACTTTCAATTTTTGTGTTAATCCTTTTAGGTATGGCTACCACATCACCAAGAACTCCTACTTTATCTGCCATGATCAGGACACTATTCGTAAGCTGTTTGAGCGGCTGAGGAACTTCAGTGGACCCAACTCCTACCCTAAGGAGTGTGGAGGCatttctgtctctgctgtgCGAGACCTGACCACAGGCTTTGACAGTAACCAGCCCAACAACATAGCTGTGAGCTCCAACTTCTCACTAAAAATCACAGTTTCAAAGCACTCGTTGCATTGAAGAGTTTCGTCAGACATAAAACTGTATCTTCCCTTGTTCCTTCCAAAAGACTTACTTTGTAATTAATATGTTGTGGGTTGTCTATATCTATAGGCCTTTTttaaagtataaaagtaaaTTATAAAGATAGTTAATATACTTTATAGTTTCCTGAAATAACCATATTGATACTCTATTTCACAATTGTATTTGCGTTTTACTTTTGCATTTTGTGAAATGTGCCAAACAGCACCACCCTTTCTTCTGTCCCACTGCGTCACCTTTCTGTCTGCCCTAATACACAAACTCACCGTCTCTCTTCCATGACTACAATGTGATCTAACCAGTTACATTAGTCAGTTACATAAACTCTCTGTTATTGGGAAGATATGGTATGGTTAGGATAGCTACTTAAGTAATTGGCTAACATTGGTAGCCTAGTTGTAGTAAAATTCGGAATGTAAGGGTTGTGAGCGTTCTTTGCCTCAAAACAGCATGACTTATCCTTTTCAGTAGACATGCACTTTCAGGAGCTCCCGTGTTTGTTTTGGCTGTCAGTATCCCAAAAGACTATAGACTATAAGACTAATATCTGATATTCTAAAGTCTTATTCAAAAGATGACTTACACTAGAAGGTTGCCATCTCTGCCCTCTCAGCAATTACCTTAGACCACCCTTAAGCCCTCTGGTCAAATCTCTGATCAAGCATGTGCCTttatcaaatgttttgttttgtcatccttctctttctgtcaggtTCTGCCCACCAGTAAGAGTAGCCAGATGATCACCTTCACATTTGCTAATGGAGGAGTGGCCACCATGCGCACCAGCGGAACTGAACCGAAGATCAAATACTACACAGAGCTGTGTGCTGCACCAGGGAACAGGTAACATGCATAGCTGCAGATCAAATACTACACAGAGCTGTGTGCTGCACCAGGGAACAGGTAACATGCATAGCTGCAGATCAAATACTACACAGAGCTGTGTGCTGCACCAGGGAACAGGTAACATGCATAGCTGCAGATCAAATACTACACAGAGCTGTGTGCTGCACCAGGGAACAGGTAACATACAGAGATGTAGAGATAAGACTGTGGAGTTTTTTCAAGATAAACTCTGTCTTGCTGTCCAAGCATGTGAGCAAAGGTGGTTGCAGCCTGGGGAAGAAAAATCAAAACAATGAACTCTGCCatgataaatataatatattataatataatatattgctcAAATATAGGTTAAACACATTTTCACCATTTTGCTTCTTTTCTGTTATTTTCAGTGATGTGATAGAACTAAAAGCGGAGCTGGACAGACTTGTTGATGCCATTGTTGATAACCTCTTCCAGCCCAAGAAAAACAACCTGATCCCGCAGCCACagtgagagaacaggagagagccAATCACAAAGGACCATAACACTGAGAACATTGCCCTGCCACTCTGCTACATTCATACCACTCGCAATCAAAAGATTTTCTTTAAATCATCCATTATTGTTGAAATCACCAATTTTGAGAGTATTTTCAACACActaaatatatattacattattgacattgttatttattaataaTCTAATGAGTTGTAATGATGCTGGATTTTCTATGAATAATTATCTAATTACTGTGACTTAAGTCTTAAAGCAGCCGACAGAGCCTTTGACCTTTACACTGTCATTGCATAAGGGATCAGTTCTTAATGACTTCATGTAAAATCGCTGCTCTGAACCACCATACAAACATGTTTGTATGAGCAGTCTCTTGGGCATGAACATGATTGATGTGCCAGTAGGTATAATTCTAGTTTATGGTTGTGTAGTACCTGTATTCATGAAGGTATACACATCAATTCAGGATTTCGTAACCTGCCAACTGATAATGAATGGTTGATGTAGACACGCTTTtagtttgcttttgttttgcagTTTGATAAATTATCTCAGGCAGAATTTCCATTTAATCACCAGCAGAATTCCAGCATTCTTGTGTTGTTATGTGCTGTTTTATTTATGGAGTGTTTTTAAATTCATGGCACCATAAGTAATATCACATGATGCATTCCAGACATATGTACATGCATTTCACGAGAAGCTTAGCGTATGAACAGATTTCAAATCAAAGCCATTCCATATACTCCCAAGAATTTAAAATTCCTGTCTAAACTCGTGAAAATTGGCCATCCCAAATTCCAAGTAGCCGAAGTCTGTAGCTACTCATGTAGGTAACCCTGTGGATGGAAACTGATTTTCTAGAAAGGGTCGAGACATTTTTATTGACGAATATAATTGAGGACAATATATTCCTTGATAATATTCGCATAATATTCTTTGAGGACGAGACTAATGCTGCCGCCTAGTGGCGATTTTATTCATGTGCAATCACCAACAGGTGCAAGATCAGTACTGTATGCATTGAGCCCTTGGCTACTTGCCCCAATTAAGTCAATTTCATTCCTTGCGGTGTCTGATTCCCAAACGAAGAACTAGGTGTTCTGACCTGAAACAAGCATTGGCTACTAAAAGAAAATGATTGtgaaacaaatgacaaaaataaTAGCTTATTTTAGTCGTTTAAGACTTGATCTGCCCTCTTCAGAAAAATGCTGCCTATAGGCTAATAAACACATAATTATTAACCAGAAGGCctactgtttttttcccctcaatttGTTATGAGTTCGATTACAGAAATTTTGCGATAATCTAATGTAAGACTACAAGTCcggataaaaaaaattataggaCAATTTACTGGACGATAAGCAGTGTAGTTACACCAGCTCAAGGCCATGTGCAGAAAATCTGTATGCCCAAGCCATCTATTGAAAGCCTTCTCCCATTGCCTCGAGTTATTTTTATTCTGCCAACCCGAGTGAGTCGCTAcccatgtgttgtgtttggggaggggagggcgtGGAGAACGTAATTTTGAAGTAGCCGTATAGGCTCTGAAGGAGCATTCGCGTGCCCTTGAACTCCCACACCTGCTCCATGGCGCAAGAGGgacagcaaaacaaaaagactACTAAAGAAAAAGGTAGGCTACGGGAGCTTTATTATCTTTTGGAAATATATCTGAAGCTGAAGAAACTATCCCTTTCTAAGGATAGTATGATCCCAGATAAACTAGAGCATTTACAGATAGCCCATTTACAGATTATTGCCTCACAAGAAAAACTACTACAGATCGCGCAATTCTTCTTCACAGTTTTAAACTCATAAATTAGATAAATACCGGTTGATATTTATGACATCAAAAGCAACACAACTTTAATTTGGATGACAACATGGTGATGCACTTTTTTACATATTACTGTAGCTGTAaaaacattcattttgataATAAAAACAATGCGTGCATTCTTAAACAACGTTTGTTGGTGTTCATTACATATCTTCAGTGGATTTAGAGCTACTTTGTTAAAAGCATTTAGCTCTTAAAGACAGCTCAGatgatatatattatattatagaaATTATGAACAGAAAATAATAGGCATATTGGTTTAATGAGGTTACAGAAAGAGTtcctctgaaataaaaaaaaatgttaaaaaaagtgtttacactgtgtgtgtgtgtgtgtgtgtgtgtgtgtgtgtgcctatatgtaGGTTTGCTCTTCCTGCAGACCCTGACAGCATGTTGATAGCGTAGAACAGGCACTTCATCTGGTGTCCTGACCTGAGGGACGTATGAACCAAAATAAATGTGGCCCACGTAGTCCAAGATGCCCTTCCTAACCTACACATGACCCCATGTGCCTCAAGCAGACTGCTGCTGTAGTCATGTTTTCACCTTTACATGCTTTTAGATTAAATGTAGGCCTTCTGATGTGAGTACATTTCTAACTTGTGTCCCTGTTTGGACTCGCAGGTTGTTATAGACATGCTAACAGTTATCTTATGAGCTGAGAAGTCATGGAGGGAATTTGCTTCAAAGTCTACAAGCAGAACAATTCGTCCCGTGTTGTCTCTGCGTTGACCCAGGTGAGACTGGAATAAAATGGTGCTCGTCCATCTTTAGGAAAATTTGGCATTGCccatttcta encodes the following:
- the pgm2 gene encoding phosphoglucomutase-2, giving the protein MENDLPTTGDINLDHAVKQWLQFDKNPKTSSAVRGLLKEGAVLELQTCFGVRMEFGTAGLRAPMGPGVSRMNDLTIIQTTQGFCSYLESSVPDLKEKGVVIGFDARAHPPSGGNSKRFATLAATVFINRGVPVYLFSDITPTPFVPFAISHLGLCAGIMVTASHNPKQDNGYKVYWSNGAQIIPPHDKGISMAIETSLEPWPKAWDTEEAMKSPLLKDPYQDIHSEYFSAIQKHCFHREINQKSEVKIVHTSVHGVGHTFVQAAFKAFDLKPPFAVQEQKDPDPEFPTVKYPNPEEGEGVLTLSFALADKEGATVVLANDPDADRLAVAEKQTSGKWRVFSGNELGALLGWWVFRCWKKQQKAEQVKENVKDVYMLASTVSSKILRAIAIKEGFHFEETLTGFKWMGNRAKELLEQGKTVLFAFEEAIGYMCSSAVLDKDGVSAAAIAGEFTSYLAAQNITLSQQLKAIYEEYGYHITKNSYFICHDQDTIRKLFERLRNFSGPNSYPKECGGISVSAVRDLTTGFDSNQPNNIAVLPTSKSSQMITFTFANGGVATMRTSGTEPKIKYYTELCAAPGNSDVIELKAELDRLVDAIVDNLFQPKKNNLIPQPQ